From the Halobellus litoreus genome, the window TACTCACACCTGATAGCAAAGTTACGCAAAGACGTGTTCATCTGTATCTCTCGTAATACTTTTCAAGACCCCCTACGGAGTTATCGGAAGGACGACAGCGACATATGCATGGGTTTGTTGATGGGTCGGCGTTTGATTATGGGAGCAAGAGTTGGACGGAGCTAGAGGAGCTCATCTCCCAACAAATTAACAAAAACGCGCGAGATAAGGCACGGTACAAAACTGTACTTTCCTCAAATCATCCGATCCAGGTTCTTGAGAATGTAGTTGGCCATATTCTTGAAGCAGAAATCAATGTATCTGAAGAGGAAGGTTTCTACAGCGTAGAGCTACGCCGGACAATCAAACGAAGCGAACGCGAAGTGGAGGGTTCGTTCGCATTGTTCCAGCACGGTGATTCACCAATATGGACGGCAGTTACTGGATACTCTCCTGATTTCTTTGAACGTGGGCTCTGTTGGGTATTCAACCGGGCAGAACCAGATATCTCTGATTTCTTTGCTAACTCGAACGAGCTAAGACAAATACTACAACAGGTTGAAGAAGAACTCTCAGCTGAAATACTCGTCAGCAAAGCCGTGGTGTACTCACGAAGCGAAGAGGGAACGATCTCATTCCGTACACGTCCTTACAAGGCAGTGTTCTCCGATGAACAATTAGAGGATGGATACGTCGACAAGCTAAACTTCAGTGTACGCCGTCAAGACGATGAATTTTTCAGCGGCTTCATCAGCCGAGAAGGAGTAACCAAGATAGAGAGTGGCGATCCAACGATGTTCCTTCGATATTTGCTAGGGGCTTTCGTTGAGACGGTAGCAGATAAGATAGATGTGCTATCTCATCGGGACCGTAGTGCATCAGACGAGATCTCTGAAATTGAGCTTGAATTTCAGTCAGAAGTGCTCTCATCTCCCTCGGACAATAAAGAATTGATCGAGGCATTGAGCAACTTGAAAAAGAGCACTATGACTGTCTACCACGACAATCCATATGCGCACGTCTCTCTGGTAGACTTCGTTGACGGATCAAACTGTGATATATACGTTACTGGATCGAATTCAGTGTCGATCGTTCCTGGATACAAAGGATCTGTAAATTTTCTAATGCGAATTGCTGACCAAATGTCGAAAGAATTCCAGGAGGGAGTTCTGACGGTACGCGACGCACCGGACTACAGTTTAACTGACTTCGTAGCATAAAATGAGTAGCTCAGATACAACTTGCGTTGATCGACGTCATCACTCCTTCAGAACATACAATGACACTGTTGACGTAATCAGCGGATGGGAAACCGTATTTGGAGTATTTGAATCGTATTTTGATCAATATTACTTCGACCGTTTTCCCGTTTCAACAGTTGAACCGGTTGAATACACTCCCGACTTCTCGGTATACTTCAATGACAACTATGGAATTATTGCGAAGGTGCTTCCGAAGACCCTGCATCTTGATCCACCACAGATAGCAGAGCACCTCATTGAGATGCTTTCGGAATGTGATTCTGGGTATCCTCTCTCACGTTCAGACGGAACAGAAACAAACCCAGAAGATACCGACGTAGTCGTCTTTGTCCCAGATAGCTACTCATCCCAATTTGGGAATATTTTGGATACCCGATTCAGTAGCAGTGATATAGACTTGGATAGCAATGTAGTGCTAATCCGATACGGAATGGACGATGAGCGTGCGCACTACATCTTCCAACGGGAAACTGCACTTGAAGAGGAATTCCGAGAGGACGAACTTCCTGATGAGGAATCATTAAACGAAACAATCGGCCCTGACGGTGACTACCAATCTTATAAACTGGGAACCCGTGAATTTCTGCGCCCGAAGACAAAGAAACCAATCTACAACGTTAAGCCCCCAGAATCATACCTAGCGACATTCCTCTGGATGAAAGAGTTCCCAACCGAGCTAGCACGAGATGATTTCATCGACTGGAAAAAAGGCCAGATAAACAAGCAGCAGCAAATTTCCATTGATTGTCAACATCTGACTGATAAGCTCAATATGCAGCGAATCGTGGATGGGGAATTACGAACTGAATGGATTACTGAGACTCTGGAGTTCTTGTGTACTACTCGGTACGCGGAGTGTGTCAATAATTCATACCGCGTGATGTATACGGGATTAGTCCGTGACATCGACATCTCTGGTGATCGGTCCAGAGAATATCGGCGGGCCACAGAGCTGGCAATTAAGTTAATTAAACGATACTGCCGATACGGGGAAGACGGTGAGGAACAGGGTCAGTCCTCACTGGAAGACTTTTGAAAGGATCCGTGGATGTCCTCTGGAGCCGGGGTGTCCATAGACCGGCTGAAAGTAGAATGACGACCCATTTGACAGTCCTGACATATTACCCCAGCGCATTATGGCCTTTTAGATCGTCCAGTTCTGAGAATCCGCCTAGTATTTTAATCGGGCAGGTATGATCTCTGTCTCGAAATACTCGTGTTTTGATCCAACTTTCTGTCGTCATAGGTACGTACTATGTACTAACTCTTTTATATGTGATCTTGGCATACTCGCGTATGGAAGAGTCACTATTTTCTTCACTTTCGGCTCCTGCTGCCGTCTTTACAATCGTTGTTGGGTGGCTTACCCTCGTCCGCTGGACACGTGACTCTCGGGACTTCTACAAGAACGAGCTCCGCCAACAGTTCTGGATCGATCATTCTGTCGACCTCCAGTATGCAATTGGTGAGACGGCCTCTCCAGACATAACAGATAAACTGCTTATCATTAGAGGGTTAGAAATTGGAGAGTATGGGTGGTGGTTCAGAATTGGAAAATCCGGAGATCCGTATATCCTGGCTGAACCGGACGAGGCTTACCGAATGTTTAGAAACCGAATGTCCTTTCTCGCAAAGAAAGTTCGGTACCACATTTACCGAAATCTCGTACCATTTGCATCTCTTCGGATGGAGTGTATGTTGCTAATCGAAGCCCAGAATTGTCGAATCTCGATGATGAAAAACACAGAGTATGATGAATCTGGACGGCTCGAATTCTCATCTGGACCAATGATCACGGATGAGATAGATTATCTCACTGGTTGTTCTCCGCTCTGGGATGGCCTCTACAAACTTACGCTCGACACCTATGATTACAACGAAGCTGATGAAGCATTACAACAGCTCAGAGTTTCAACATTTGTTGATGATATAGTAGTTGACCGAGACTCAGATTGAACAGTTGTGTGTGCTAACAGTACTCTATGAAGAGATTCAACTGTTTCTAAGAAAGGCACGGAGAGCGTGTCTCCACCCCCTAACTAACGTTAGGCGGACTTCAGCACTCATAGACAATCCCACGCTATAGAAATCAAGCGTTCGCCGTCCAATCCAACCAGCTAATCTAAGCACTGTCCCGATACCTTGATACTCCAGCGCGCGTTCGGATAACGCAGAACCCCGGACGGAGGCGAGGGCCAGTCGACAACCGATTGGGTTCGGGAAAATCGAACCCCGTCGCTACGCCGACGAAATTGGGAAAATTGGGCTATATCGCTTCTACGCGATGAAATCGGTGCCTTAGAAACCGTACGTAATCCGAGTGGGCTCGGGCGGATTCGAACCACCGATCTCTTCCTTGTAAGGGAAGCGTCATAACCACTAGACCACGAGCCCGCACGTCGAACGAATCCGCACGCGGATAAAACGGTTTCCAATCCCGAAGGGGGTAATCCTTACCCCGACGCGCCCGAACGGCGGCGTATGGCCGACCGGTCGCGACTCGCTACAGTCATCCTCGGCGTCGCTATCCTCCTCGCGGTCGCTCTCGTCGCGGTCGCGATAAATCCGGGGCTCCTCCCGACCGGCGAGTACGAGCGAACGACGGTCGACATCCTGGACGCCGAGACCGACGAGACGCTCGCCTCGGTGACCGTGCGCGTCGCCGACACCCGGTCGAAACGGTACACGGGACTCAGCGACACCGACTCCCTCGGCGCGAACGAGGGGATGCTGTTCGTCCACGCCGAGGAGGGCGAGTACGCCTACGTGATGCGCGAGATGGCGTTTCCGCTCGACATCGTCTTCGTCGACAGCGAGGGAACGATCACCGCGATTCACCACGCGCAACTCCCGTCGGAGGGAACGTCCGGAGGTGACCTCACCCGCTATCGCGGCCGCGGACAGTACGTGCTCGAAGTGCCGTACAACTACACGGTCGAGCGGGGTATCGAAGTCGGCGATCGGCTTCGGATCGACGGCGAGTGGAGATCCGGCGGCGACGGGTGACGGTCGGCGGTCGGCGGGGCGAACGCCACTGCGACCGTCAGCAGGGCCGGCGGCCGTCCCGCGATCGAAAGTCGGAGGGGCCACCGGCACTTTTCGCGACCTATGAGCGACCAGACCGACGCGGTCGACGCCCTCCACGCCCTCGACGGCTGGCACGCCGAGGGGTACGC encodes:
- a CDS encoding DUF192 domain-containing protein, encoding MADRSRLATVILGVAILLAVALVAVAINPGLLPTGEYERTTVDILDAETDETLASVTVRVADTRSKRYTGLSDTDSLGANEGMLFVHAEEGEYAYVMREMAFPLDIVFVDSEGTITAIHHAQLPSEGTSGGDLTRYRGRGQYVLEVPYNYTVERGIEVGDRLRIDGEWRSGGDG